One window of the Manihot esculenta cultivar AM560-2 chromosome 14, M.esculenta_v8, whole genome shotgun sequence genome contains the following:
- the LOC122721197 gene encoding probable cinnamyl alcohol dehydrogenase 1 isoform X1: MSSESVKEDCFAWAARDPSGVLSPYKFKRRTTGEDDVSLKITHCGICYADVIWTRNKLGDSKYPLVPGHEIVGMVQEAGPNVSRFKPGDRVGVGTYVNSCKECEYCNDREEVHCEKGSVFTFNAIDLDGTITKGGYSSYIVVHERYCFMIPDDYPLALAAPLLCAGITVYNPMMRHGMNQPGKSLGVIGLGGLGHMAVKFGKAFGLKVTVFSTSISKKEEALGVLGADNFVVSSDQEQMKALSKSLDFIVDTASGDHPFDPYMSLLKTAGVLVLVGFPSEVKFSPASLILGMRTVSGSITGGTKVTQEMLDFCAAKKIYPEIELIPIDYANEALERVVKRDVKYRFVIDIENSLK; this comes from the exons ATGAGTTCTGAGAGTGTAAAGGAGGACTGCTTTGCATGGGCAGCTAGAGATCCATCTGGAGTTTTATCACCATACAAGTTCAAGCGCAG GACTACTGGGGAAGATGATGTTTCCCTAAAAATCACACATTGTGGAATCTGCTATGCTGATGTTATTTGGACTAGGAATAAACTTGGGGATTCAAAGTATCCCTTGGTGCCAGG ACATGAGATTGTTGGAATGGTACAAGAGGCTGGACCTAATGTTAGCCGCTTCAAGCCTGGTGACCGAGTTGGAGTAGGCACTTATGTCAACTCATGCAAAGAATGCGAGTATTGTAATGATAGGGAAGAAGTTCATTGTGAAAAAGGGTCAGTTTTTACTTTTAATGCCATTGATCTTGACGGTACAATCACAAAAGGAGGATATTCTAGCTACATTGTTGTCCATGAAAG GTACTGCTTTATGATACCAGATGACTATCCATTGGCCTTAGCAGCACCCCTGCTATGTGCTGGAATTACTGTTTACAATCCCATGATGCGACATGGGATGAACCAACCTGGTAAATCTCTAGGAGTGATTGGGCTAGGTGGTCTTGGTCACATGGCAGTGAAGTTTGGGAAGGCTTTTGGACTGAAAGTAACAGTTTTTAGCACAAGCATTTCTAAGAAAGAGGAAGCCTTGGGTGTGCTTGGTGCAGACAATTTTGTTGTCTCATCTGACCAAGAACAGATGAAG GCACTCTCTAAATCACTGGACTTTATAGTTGACACAGCTTCTGGTGATCATCCATTTGACCCATACATGTCACTTTTGAAGACTGCTGGGGTTCTTGTTCTTGTGGGGTTCCCAAGTGAAGTCAAATTCAGTCCAGCATCTCTCATTCTGG GTATGAGAACCGTGTCTGGTAGCATAACGGGTGGTACAAAAGTGACACAAGAAATGCTGGACTTTTGTGCtgctaaaaaaatttatcccGAGATAGAATTAATCCCTATTGATTATGCAAATGAAGCTCTTGAAAGGGTAGTAAAGAGAGATGTGAAGTACCGGTTTGTGATAGATATAGAGAACTCCTTGAAGTGA
- the LOC122721197 gene encoding probable cinnamyl alcohol dehydrogenase 1 isoform X2 — translation MLMLFGLGINLGIQSIPWCQAACRHEIVGMVQEAGPNVSRFKPGDRVGVGTYVNSCKECEYCNDREEVHCEKGSVFTFNAIDLDGTITKGGYSSYIVVHERYCFMIPDDYPLALAAPLLCAGITVYNPMMRHGMNQPGKSLGVIGLGGLGHMAVKFGKAFGLKVTVFSTSISKKEEALGVLGADNFVVSSDQEQMKALSKSLDFIVDTASGDHPFDPYMSLLKTAGVLVLVGFPSEVKFSPASLILGMRTVSGSITGGTKVTQEMLDFCAAKKIYPEIELIPIDYANEALERVVKRDVKYRFVIDIENSLK, via the exons ATGCTGATGTTATTTGGACTAGGAATAAACTTGGGGATTCAAAGTATCCCTTGGTGCCAGG CTGCATGCAGACATGAGATTGTTGGAATGGTACAAGAGGCTGGACCTAATGTTAGCCGCTTCAAGCCTGGTGACCGAGTTGGAGTAGGCACTTATGTCAACTCATGCAAAGAATGCGAGTATTGTAATGATAGGGAAGAAGTTCATTGTGAAAAAGGGTCAGTTTTTACTTTTAATGCCATTGATCTTGACGGTACAATCACAAAAGGAGGATATTCTAGCTACATTGTTGTCCATGAAAG GTACTGCTTTATGATACCAGATGACTATCCATTGGCCTTAGCAGCACCCCTGCTATGTGCTGGAATTACTGTTTACAATCCCATGATGCGACATGGGATGAACCAACCTGGTAAATCTCTAGGAGTGATTGGGCTAGGTGGTCTTGGTCACATGGCAGTGAAGTTTGGGAAGGCTTTTGGACTGAAAGTAACAGTTTTTAGCACAAGCATTTCTAAGAAAGAGGAAGCCTTGGGTGTGCTTGGTGCAGACAATTTTGTTGTCTCATCTGACCAAGAACAGATGAAG GCACTCTCTAAATCACTGGACTTTATAGTTGACACAGCTTCTGGTGATCATCCATTTGACCCATACATGTCACTTTTGAAGACTGCTGGGGTTCTTGTTCTTGTGGGGTTCCCAAGTGAAGTCAAATTCAGTCCAGCATCTCTCATTCTGG GTATGAGAACCGTGTCTGGTAGCATAACGGGTGGTACAAAAGTGACACAAGAAATGCTGGACTTTTGTGCtgctaaaaaaatttatcccGAGATAGAATTAATCCCTATTGATTATGCAAATGAAGCTCTTGAAAGGGTAGTAAAGAGAGATGTGAAGTACCGGTTTGTGATAGATATAGAGAACTCCTTGAAGTGA